In a genomic window of Caloenas nicobarica isolate bCalNic1 chromosome 1, bCalNic1.hap1, whole genome shotgun sequence:
- the LOC135996642 gene encoding protein S100-A16-like isoform X1, translated as MGQSQGADSAPEPSVSPLSLCPGGPSPLERGLAALVGTFYQYARPPPGGGEPSLDPPAFQRLLRVELGRQLTDTAQPQAVAAIFAQLDANGDRVISFDEYWQLVAWLCHVLRQRRFGASPAPPPPAFTGDSPHINVPNVTDADPRVP; from the exons ATGGGGCAGAGCCAGGGGGCTGACAGCGCCCCGGAGCCCAGCG TGTCCCCcctgtctctgtgcccagggggCCCCTCCCCGCTGGAGCGGGGGTTGGCAGCGCTGGTTGGGACCTTCTACCAGTACGCGCGTCCCCCGCCAGGGGGTGGGGAGCCCAGCCTGGACCCCCCAGCCTTCCAGCGCCTCCTGCGGGTCGAGCTGGGCCGCCAGCTCACA gacaCAGCGCAGCCCCAGGCTGTggcggccatctttgcgcagCTGGACGCCAACGGGGACCGGGTCATCTCCTTCGACGAGTACTGGCAGCTGGTGGCCTGGCTGTGCCACGTCCTGCGCCAGCGCCGCTTCGGGGCCTCCCCCGCACCCCCGCCCCCTGCCTTCACCGGGGACTCCCCCCACATCAATGTCCCCAACGTCACTGACGCAGACCCCAGGGTGCCGTGA
- the LOC135996642 gene encoding protein S100-A16-like isoform X2, translating to MGQSQGADSAPEPSGGPSPLERGLAALVGTFYQYARPPPGGGEPSLDPPAFQRLLRVELGRQLTDTAQPQAVAAIFAQLDANGDRVISFDEYWQLVAWLCHVLRQRRFGASPAPPPPAFTGDSPHINVPNVTDADPRVP from the exons ATGGGGCAGAGCCAGGGGGCTGACAGCGCCCCGGAGCCCAGCG ggggCCCCTCCCCGCTGGAGCGGGGGTTGGCAGCGCTGGTTGGGACCTTCTACCAGTACGCGCGTCCCCCGCCAGGGGGTGGGGAGCCCAGCCTGGACCCCCCAGCCTTCCAGCGCCTCCTGCGGGTCGAGCTGGGCCGCCAGCTCACA gacaCAGCGCAGCCCCAGGCTGTggcggccatctttgcgcagCTGGACGCCAACGGGGACCGGGTCATCTCCTTCGACGAGTACTGGCAGCTGGTGGCCTGGCTGTGCCACGTCCTGCGCCAGCGCCGCTTCGGGGCCTCCCCCGCACCCCCGCCCCCTGCCTTCACCGGGGACTCCCCCCACATCAATGTCCCCAACGTCACTGACGCAGACCCCAGGGTGCCGTGA
- the LOC135996642 gene encoding protein S100-A16-like isoform X3, with protein MSPLSLCPGGPSPLERGLAALVGTFYQYARPPPGGGEPSLDPPAFQRLLRVELGRQLTDTAQPQAVAAIFAQLDANGDRVISFDEYWQLVAWLCHVLRQRRFGASPAPPPPAFTGDSPHINVPNVTDADPRVP; from the exons TGTCCCCcctgtctctgtgcccagggggCCCCTCCCCGCTGGAGCGGGGGTTGGCAGCGCTGGTTGGGACCTTCTACCAGTACGCGCGTCCCCCGCCAGGGGGTGGGGAGCCCAGCCTGGACCCCCCAGCCTTCCAGCGCCTCCTGCGGGTCGAGCTGGGCCGCCAGCTCACA gacaCAGCGCAGCCCCAGGCTGTggcggccatctttgcgcagCTGGACGCCAACGGGGACCGGGTCATCTCCTTCGACGAGTACTGGCAGCTGGTGGCCTGGCTGTGCCACGTCCTGCGCCAGCGCCGCTTCGGGGCCTCCCCCGCACCCCCGCCCCCTGCCTTCACCGGGGACTCCCCCCACATCAATGTCCCCAACGTCACTGACGCAGACCCCAGGGTGCCGTGA